One genomic segment of Trichococcus shcherbakoviae includes these proteins:
- a CDS encoding YcjF family protein — protein MGRGNLDLNVVQEILNKTKEEVENMHPVNILLAGKTGVGKSTLINNVFRERMAETGIGKPVTKHLRRIAREGMPIVLYDTRGLELGHPIQTEVKREIIDAIKKSQKEGADNAIHLVYYCINAHSSRIEESEIAFMEELSGLLPVLVVLTQSIGQPANELKQYIENLNLPIAGVLNVMAEPYAITDELVLPQSGLKELIERTFALLPEETKEAFNNAQQVDIARKAKASRSWATKYIVTTFGVGFTPIPFSDATVLVPMQIGMLAHITAIFGISMDKATITSVIGAVGGTGGATYLGRYIVSNLLKLIPGAGTIVGGVISGATAAVLTTALAMSYIEVLTVVAKGEKDGKYPDLSNIETLMREKMQERLKMGTKDQDVKEVLANLKKKNPLKKWLKK, from the coding sequence ATGGGAAGAGGAAACCTTGATTTGAATGTGGTCCAGGAGATACTGAACAAGACAAAAGAAGAAGTGGAAAACATGCATCCCGTCAATATCCTGCTGGCGGGGAAGACGGGTGTCGGGAAAAGTACGCTGATCAACAATGTCTTCCGGGAACGGATGGCTGAGACCGGAATCGGAAAACCTGTCACGAAACACTTGCGGCGGATCGCGAGGGAAGGCATGCCGATTGTGCTGTATGATACGCGCGGGTTGGAATTGGGCCATCCGATTCAAACCGAGGTAAAACGGGAAATCATCGATGCCATCAAGAAGAGCCAAAAGGAAGGGGCCGATAATGCGATCCATTTGGTCTATTATTGCATCAATGCGCATTCCTCCCGCATCGAGGAATCGGAGATCGCCTTTATGGAAGAACTTTCCGGATTATTGCCGGTGTTGGTCGTCCTGACGCAATCGATCGGTCAGCCTGCGAACGAGCTGAAGCAATACATTGAAAATCTGAACTTGCCGATTGCCGGGGTGCTGAACGTGATGGCGGAACCTTACGCCATCACGGATGAACTGGTGCTTCCGCAGAGCGGATTGAAGGAATTGATCGAGCGGACGTTTGCGTTGCTGCCGGAGGAGACGAAAGAGGCTTTTAACAACGCCCAACAGGTGGACATCGCGCGTAAAGCGAAAGCATCCCGAAGTTGGGCGACAAAATACATTGTGACCACATTCGGTGTTGGGTTCACGCCGATCCCTTTTTCAGATGCGACTGTCCTTGTGCCGATGCAGATCGGCATGCTGGCCCACATTACTGCCATTTTCGGTATTTCGATGGATAAAGCCACCATCACCAGCGTGATAGGCGCTGTCGGCGGAACAGGGGGAGCCACTTATTTAGGTCGGTACATCGTGTCCAACCTGCTGAAGCTGATTCCCGGTGCGGGGACGATCGTCGGAGGGGTCATCAGCGGCGCCACGGCTGCCGTGTTGACGACCGCGCTGGCGATGAGCTACATCGAGGTGCTGACCGTTGTGGCAAAAGGTGAAAAGGACGGCAAGTATCCGGACCTCAGCAACATCGAGACGCTGATGCGCGAAAAAATGCAAGAGCGCCTGAAAATGGGAACCAAGGATCAGGATGTCAAAGAGGTCTTGGCTAACCTGAAGAAGAAAAATCCATTGAAAAAATGGCTAAAAAAATAG
- a CDS encoding TetR/AcrR family transcriptional regulator, which translates to MNPNKQSQDKRVIATKKNLLHALITLLEEKSIEEVTVRELTGRAKVNRGTFYLHYVDKHDLLEKNIDALILELQDRGKAITKTALSGATETEFRQKTVEAFTDIFSYIKENERFFSVLFNGRSSYSFPLKFNTYLRGRLEDQLRSKKTVIPYEHWITAVSFAYQGMIYSWVTNGMKDSPERMGEYGYYFISQSVVEITRGT; encoded by the coding sequence ATGAATCCTAATAAACAATCGCAGGACAAGCGCGTCATAGCCACAAAGAAAAACCTTTTGCATGCGTTGATAACTCTGTTGGAAGAAAAATCCATCGAAGAAGTGACGGTGAGGGAACTTACCGGACGGGCAAAAGTGAATCGGGGAACTTTTTACCTGCATTATGTCGATAAACATGATTTGTTGGAAAAGAATATCGATGCGCTGATTCTGGAACTTCAGGACAGAGGGAAAGCCATCACGAAAACAGCTTTATCCGGGGCAACGGAAACGGAATTCAGGCAAAAGACGGTCGAGGCGTTCACGGATATCTTCAGTTACATCAAAGAAAACGAGCGCTTCTTCAGTGTTCTTTTCAACGGGCGAAGCAGCTACTCTTTTCCGCTCAAATTCAACACTTATCTGAGGGGACGTTTGGAAGATCAGCTCCGGTCGAAAAAGACTGTTATACCTTATGAACACTGGATCACCGCCGTTTCCTTCGCCTACCAAGGGATGATCTACTCCTGGGTGACGAACGGCATGAAAGACTCGCCGGAACGGATGGGAGAGTACGGATATTATTTCATTTCCCAAAGCGTGGTGGAAATAACCAGAGGAACGTGA
- a CDS encoding zinc metallopeptidase has protein sequence MLYPFFDSTYILIILGIVVSMIASGFVKRTFNTYNQVKSQNGYTATDAARFILEQSGIHDVQIERVRGDLTDHYDSRAKVLRLSDTTANSTSVAAIGVAAHEVGHAIQDQKNYIPLRLRAGLFPAANFGQMVSMPMIMIGVFAGMNQTFLNLGILFFSFSFLFQVVTLPVEFNASGRALKILSNGGILNAQEVPKARKVLVAAAMTYVAAAFMSFLQLLRLLLLFGGGSNDD, from the coding sequence ATGTTGTATCCATTCTTCGATAGCACCTATATATTGATCATCCTAGGTATCGTGGTTTCCATGATTGCTTCGGGATTCGTCAAACGTACTTTCAATACCTATAACCAAGTGAAAAGCCAAAACGGTTACACCGCTACGGATGCAGCACGCTTCATCCTTGAGCAATCGGGCATCCATGATGTGCAGATCGAACGCGTCCGCGGGGATTTGACGGACCACTATGACTCGCGCGCCAAAGTGTTGCGTCTTTCAGACACGACAGCCAACTCGACTTCGGTTGCGGCTATCGGCGTCGCTGCCCATGAAGTCGGTCACGCAATCCAGGACCAAAAAAATTACATTCCGTTGCGCTTGCGTGCCGGGTTGTTCCCAGCCGCCAATTTTGGTCAGATGGTATCCATGCCGATGATCATGATCGGCGTATTTGCGGGCATGAACCAGACGTTCCTCAATTTGGGGATCCTCTTCTTCTCGTTCAGCTTTTTGTTCCAAGTGGTCACATTGCCTGTCGAATTCAATGCATCCGGACGCGCGCTGAAGATTCTGTCGAACGGTGGCATCCTGAATGCGCAAGAAGTGCCGAAAGCCCGCAAAGTTCTTGTCGCAGCAGCCATGACGTATGTCGCGGCGGCCTTCATGAGCTTCCTGCAACTGCTCCGTCTGCTGTTGCTTTTCGGCGGCGGAAGCAACGACGATTAA
- a CDS encoding MalY/PatB family protein — translation MNYDFETPVNRSNTGSEKWAAMYRSNPNVGKDVYPFSVADLDIKTAPEIVKGLQEYIETAVMGYDLPTEDYYRAIINWMGNRHDWKIKKEWIICTPGIIAAFYSAIRAYTEPGDGVLYMGPVYYPFMKSIKNTKRRLINNSLVRNGDRYEIDFEGLADKAKDPNTKLMLFSNPHNPVGRVWTKAELAKVVDICAANDVVILADEIHHDLIMPGHVFTPMAAISEAAADICITATAASKSFNIAGLRNSNVIISNPKLHTAFKMDMEMTGIGGGTNVIGLKATEIAYTAAEDWLEEFKALIWHNHETLKDFLAKELPEVTVFDLEGTYLQWMDFSAFGLSHKQLEEITEQEAQVFLDEGYIFGDEGRGYERISLGAPTKTLMEAMERLVTAMQKYRK, via the coding sequence ATGAATTATGATTTCGAAACACCCGTCAATCGGAGCAACACCGGGTCCGAAAAATGGGCAGCCATGTACAGAAGCAATCCGAATGTGGGGAAGGATGTTTATCCTTTTTCTGTAGCGGATTTGGACATAAAGACAGCACCGGAGATCGTCAAAGGGCTGCAGGAATATATCGAAACGGCCGTTATGGGCTATGATTTGCCGACCGAAGACTATTACAGGGCAATCATTAATTGGATGGGGAACCGCCATGATTGGAAAATCAAGAAGGAATGGATCATCTGCACACCGGGCATCATCGCGGCGTTCTATTCCGCAATCCGGGCATACACAGAACCGGGTGATGGCGTCCTTTACATGGGGCCGGTCTATTATCCGTTCATGAAGTCGATCAAGAACACGAAACGCAGGCTCATCAACAATTCGTTGGTCCGCAACGGCGATCGTTACGAAATCGATTTTGAGGGCTTGGCCGATAAAGCCAAAGATCCGAACACCAAACTGATGCTCTTCAGCAACCCGCATAATCCAGTCGGCCGCGTCTGGACCAAAGCGGAACTGGCGAAAGTGGTCGATATCTGCGCCGCCAATGATGTCGTGATTTTGGCGGATGAAATCCACCACGATCTGATCATGCCCGGTCATGTCTTCACACCGATGGCAGCCATTTCTGAAGCAGCAGCGGACATCTGCATCACGGCAACCGCCGCCAGCAAGTCCTTCAATATCGCGGGCCTGCGCAATTCCAACGTCATCATTTCGAATCCAAAGCTCCACACAGCTTTCAAGATGGATATGGAAATGACCGGCATCGGCGGAGGAACCAATGTTATCGGCTTGAAGGCGACAGAGATCGCCTACACGGCAGCCGAGGACTGGCTTGAAGAATTCAAAGCTTTGATCTGGCATAATCACGAAACGCTAAAGGATTTCCTGGCGAAGGAACTGCCGGAAGTGACTGTCTTCGATCTGGAAGGCACCTACCTGCAATGGATGGATTTCAGTGCCTTCGGTTTGTCGCACAAGCAATTGGAAGAAATCACGGAGCAGGAGGCGCAAGTGTTCCTGGATGAAGGCTACATCTTCGGGGATGAAGGTCGCGGATACGAAAGAATCAGCCTAGGTGCTCCAACGAAAACGCTGATGGAAGCGATGGAACGCCTAGTCACAGCCATGCAAAAATACCGGAAATAA
- a CDS encoding FAD-dependent oxidoreductase, whose product MKIIVIGSVAAGTSVAAKARRNTEEAEIVVYDQGKDISYSVCGIPYKIGGEVDSVDRLTPRDAKWFKKRYDVSIFTEHKVTKVDHDAKKIQVKDLKTGEIKEDAYDVLVFATGAAPLTPPPFDQAEYDNVFHVRNIQDLRDIESYSEANQPKKALIIGAGFIGLEMAEQLVYKGWDVSIVQLENQVMPPMDADMAFRVEEVLMANGVHLHLGDTVKTIEGKGTVKKVVTTKGATIETDIVILAAGVRPNIQLPKEIGVTIGATGAVAVNSKMQTNIPDVYAVGDVAESFSVITGKPIYRPLGSTANKMGRIAGDVITGGNLEHRGVLGTGIFRVFNLHVGQTGMTEREAKAAGYSVEVLYNIKPDHAEYLGGKELIIKALADKASGRVLGAQILGTQGVDKRIDVLATAITFKAKAVDLFHLDLAYAPPFATTKDPIHYTGMALDNALHGNPLMTPAQVVETQRKGESIQVVDTRSAKDFEKGHVQNAIHIPLGELRARAGELSKDIPTVTYCNKGVTGNAAQNVLINLGFQEVYNLSGGNKNYQSYLKMLKRKS is encoded by the coding sequence ATGAAAATCATCGTAATCGGTTCGGTAGCGGCGGGTACCTCCGTTGCGGCCAAAGCGCGCAGAAACACTGAGGAAGCGGAAATAGTCGTCTATGACCAAGGGAAGGACATTTCCTATTCTGTCTGCGGTATACCCTACAAAATCGGTGGGGAAGTCGATTCAGTGGATCGCCTGACGCCGCGGGATGCGAAATGGTTCAAAAAGAGATATGATGTCTCCATTTTTACGGAACATAAAGTGACGAAAGTGGATCATGACGCCAAAAAGATTCAAGTTAAAGATCTTAAGACCGGCGAAATCAAAGAGGACGCTTATGATGTATTGGTTTTCGCGACAGGTGCGGCTCCGCTGACGCCTCCGCCTTTCGATCAGGCTGAATATGATAATGTCTTCCACGTCCGTAACATCCAGGACCTTCGTGACATTGAAAGTTATTCGGAAGCGAACCAACCAAAAAAAGCGCTGATCATCGGTGCCGGGTTCATCGGTCTGGAAATGGCCGAACAACTCGTGTATAAAGGTTGGGATGTCTCCATCGTTCAACTGGAAAATCAAGTGATGCCGCCGATGGATGCGGATATGGCTTTTCGTGTGGAAGAAGTGCTGATGGCCAATGGGGTGCATTTGCACCTCGGTGATACGGTCAAGACCATCGAAGGTAAGGGGACCGTCAAAAAAGTGGTGACTACAAAAGGCGCCACCATCGAAACGGATATCGTCATCCTGGCTGCCGGCGTGCGTCCGAATATCCAACTGCCGAAGGAAATCGGCGTCACGATCGGAGCGACGGGTGCAGTTGCCGTCAACAGTAAAATGCAGACGAACATCCCGGATGTTTATGCGGTCGGAGACGTCGCCGAAAGTTTCTCGGTCATCACAGGCAAACCGATTTACCGTCCATTGGGCTCTACGGCCAACAAGATGGGACGTATCGCCGGAGACGTGATTACAGGTGGGAATCTGGAACACCGCGGGGTGCTGGGTACCGGCATTTTCCGCGTATTCAATCTGCATGTCGGCCAGACAGGCATGACCGAAAGAGAGGCGAAGGCAGCCGGTTATTCCGTGGAAGTCCTTTACAACATCAAGCCGGACCACGCCGAATACCTTGGCGGCAAGGAACTGATCATCAAGGCATTGGCTGATAAAGCTTCCGGACGCGTTTTGGGTGCGCAAATCTTAGGAACGCAAGGTGTGGACAAACGGATCGATGTCCTTGCCACGGCCATCACCTTCAAGGCAAAAGCTGTAGATCTGTTCCATCTCGATCTGGCTTATGCTCCGCCGTTCGCAACGACAAAAGATCCTATCCATTATACAGGCATGGCATTGGATAACGCCTTGCATGGAAACCCTCTGATGACGCCGGCCCAGGTGGTCGAAACACAACGTAAAGGCGAATCTATCCAGGTGGTCGATACGCGTTCCGCCAAGGACTTCGAGAAGGGTCACGTCCAAAATGCAATCCACATCCCGTTAGGGGAACTGCGTGCACGCGCCGGTGAGCTTTCCAAAGATATCCCGACAGTTACCTACTGCAACAAAGGCGTGACCGGAAATGCCGCTCAGAATGTCTTGATCAATTTAGGTTTCCAGGAAGTCTACAACCTTTCCGGCGGCAACAAAAATTATCAAAGTTACCTCAAAATGCTGAAGAGAAAAAGCTGA